In one window of Episyrphus balteatus chromosome 3, idEpiBalt1.1, whole genome shotgun sequence DNA:
- the LOC129916468 gene encoding prolyl 4-hydroxylase subunit alpha-1-like: MFSAGAICCLSVLLLLQTTGSNGYAEKEYFTSIAGLEKLLSTEVFLLSHLQSYVQSMTSQLEMLKSEIQEIEKEHNTAANDLEEYLTSPVNAYLLIKRLDKDWSIFEDAIENDVARNSFLEALKFSRSNLSFPTDEDTTGSVVALVRLQETYQLETSEVASGILNGVKYGSSMTWQDCFQLGSHLFTLKDFNHTIPWLKESYQKLQAQEYFNSSESIAFMEMVANIHVQMGDFKTALDLNNRLLELEPEKESAMAFKKYLEVMIEQGHGLVVPELNKDIMTPYRQTEEFKTYEKVCRGEIKQSPKEERPLRCKNYHRNVPYRLLMPFKMEELNMDPYVVVFHDVIYDSEIEPIKEYSKPSMARSQVRTHDGEGTTATLYRTSQNTWLKYNVMRETKRLRRRLGDITGLDMLANEELQVANYGIGGHYEPHFDFFENDNAFEEQDGNRIATAIFYLTDVEQGGATGFPYLKRAVQPKKGSLMFWYNLHKDGEKDFRTKHAACPVLKGSKWVANVWIRSRRQMFHRPCDLEQDHVVSIPYKLIR; this comes from the exons ATGTTTTCTGCGGGAGCAATTTGTTGCTTGAGCGTTTTACTGCTTCTGCAAACTACTGGCAGTAATGGTTATGCTGAGAAAGAATATTTCACGTCGATAGCTGGATTGGAGAAACTTCTGAGTACGGAGGTCTTTTTGCTATCTCATTTGCAATCGTACGTGCAGTCCATGACTTCGCAGTTGGAGATGCTTAAGAG tgaaattcaagaaattgaaaaagaacacaacaCTGCCGCTAACGATTTAGAAGAATATCTAACAAGTCCAGTAAATGCCTATCTCTTGATCAAACGTCTTGATAAAGATTGGAGTATCTTTGAGGATGCAATTGAGAATGATGTTGCTCGAAATT CTTTCCTGGAAGCCCTTAAATTCAGTCGCTCAAATTTAAGTTTCCCAACCGACGAAGACACAACAGGCTCAGTGGTTGCTTTAGTACGCCTTCAGGAAACTTATCAATTGGAAACTTCCGAAGTGGCTTCTGGAATACTAAATGGTGTTAAATATGG TTCCTCCATGACATGGCAAGATTGCTTCCAATTGGGTTCACATTTGTTCACTCTAAAAGACTTCAATCACACAATTCCATGGCTCAAAGAATCCTATCAAAAGCTCCAAGCTCaagaatatttcaattcaagTGAATCGATTGCTTTCATGGAAATGGTTGCAAACATCCATGTTCAAATGGGTGACTTCAAAACTGCCTTAGATCTTAACAATAGATTACTTGAGCTAGAACCGGAGAAAGAAAGTGCTATGGCATTCAAGAAATATCTTGAAGTTATGATTGAACAAGGTCATGGGCTGGTTGTTCCAGAATTAAACAAAGATATTATGACACCATATCGCCAAACAGAAGAGTTTAAGACGTATGAAAAAGTTTGCCGTGGTGAAATCAAACAATCACCAAAAGAAGAAAGACCTCTTAGGTGTAAAAACTACCACCGAAATGTTCCATATCGTCTATTGATGCCATTCAAAATGGAAGAATTGAATATGGATCCATATGTTGTTGTGTTCCATGATGTTATTTATGATAGTGAAATTGAACCTATTAAGGAGTATTCCAAGCCATCGATGGCTCGTTCTCAGGTTCGTACACATGACGGAGAGggaacaacggcaacactttaCAGAACAAGTCAAAACACTTGGCTTAAATACAATGTTATGAGGGAAACGAAAAGACTTCGTCGTCGACTTGGAGACATCACTGGATTGGATATGTTGGCAAATGAAGAACTTCAAGTGGCTAATTATGGTATTGGAGGACATTATGAACctcattttgacttttttgagaacgaCAATGCTTTTGAAGAACAAGATGGTAACCGAATTGCCACTGCTATTTTTTAC TTAACTGATGTTGAACAAGGTGGCGCCACTGGTTTTCCATATTTAAAACGTGCTGTGCAACCTAAAAAGGGAAGCTTGATGTTTTGGTATAATTTGCACAAAGACGGAGAAAAGGATTTCCGGACGAAACATGCAGCTTGTCCTGTCTTGAAGGGATCTAAATGGG ttGCAAATGTTTGGATTCGATCTAGAAGACAGATGTTCCATCGACCATGCGACTTGGAACAGGATCATGTTGTTTCTATTCCATACAAacttattcgatag